The Anabas testudineus chromosome 14, fAnaTes1.2, whole genome shotgun sequence genome includes a region encoding these proteins:
- the LOC113170886 gene encoding uncharacterized protein LOC113170886 isoform X2, with product MISIYMIITTMASTALAKVGQSLLFHLPNTANTEFTLTKDSKYRILKRVKNQTVTLNEEFVASNNQFDLITRGTFNLGSAKERHSGHYTLEEFRPNGTLLKMVSVHLEIQAPLSEPTVTQICLSPEEMKVSCFSKEGVELILRLDGLLLIHRVHSLTPSNCTTNIQSKEERIFKHDQSIVSNVTIGLHGQLKGNLTCHVWNKISRHETAFHLTACNETSLGVHFATVAMTAGVATIILALSLTFCLVYNKTRTLPINEGISKEAFSLLLCYI from the exons aTGATTTCCATCTACATGATTATCACCACTATGGCATCAACAGCTCTGGCAAAAG TAGGACAGTCGCTGCTTTTTCATCTGCCAAATACAGCAAATACAGAGTTTACACTAACAAAGGACAGCAAATATCGGATTTTAAAAAGAGTCAAGAATCAGACGGTGACTCTAAATGAGGAATTTGTGGCGTCAAACAATCAGTTTGATCTCATCACCAGGGGAACGTTTAACCTTGGCAGTGCAAAAGAAAGACACTCTGGACATTACACGCTGGAAGAATTTAGACCTAATGGCACTTTACTGAAAATGGTCAGTGTACATCTAGAAATACAAG ctccACTGTCAGAACCAACTGTGACTCAAATTTGTTTGTCACCAGAAGAAATGAAGGTCAGCTGCTTCTCTAAAGAAGGAGTAGAGCTGATTTTGAGGCTGGATGGTCTTTTACTGATACACAGAGTTCACAGTCTGACTCCAAGTAACTGCACAACAAACATCCAGTCAAAAGAAGAGAGGATATTTAAACATGACCAATCCATTGTTTCCAATGTTACTATCGGCTTACATGGTCAGCTCAAAGGAAACCTGACGTGTCATGTTTGGAACAAGATCAGCAGACATGAGACAGCTTTTCACCTGACAGCCTGTAATG AGACTTCTCTTGGCGTCCATTTTGCAACAGTGGCCATGACAGCTGGTGTTGCCACAATTATTTTGGCTCTGAGTCTTACTTTCTGTCTTGTatataacaaaacaagaacCCTGCCTATTAATGAAG gtATTTCCAAAGAAGCATTTTCTCTACTCCTCTGTTACATATAG
- the LOC113170886 gene encoding uncharacterized protein LOC113170886 isoform X1 yields MISIYMIITTMASTALAKGFIECQFSDPPQSLCFGAVGQSLLFHLPNTANTEFTLTKDSKYRILKRVKNQTVTLNEEFVASNNQFDLITRGTFNLGSAKERHSGHYTLEEFRPNGTLLKMVSVHLEIQAPLSEPTVTQICLSPEEMKVSCFSKEGVELILRLDGLLLIHRVHSLTPSNCTTNIQSKEERIFKHDQSIVSNVTIGLHGQLKGNLTCHVWNKISRHETAFHLTACNETSLGVHFATVAMTAGVATIILALSLTFCLVYNKTRTLPINEGISKEAFSLLLCYI; encoded by the exons aTGATTTCCATCTACATGATTATCACCACTATGGCATCAACAGCTCTGGCAAAAG gATTTATTGAATGCCAATTCTCTGATCCTCCTCAAAGTCTGTGTTTTGGTGCAGTAGGACAGTCGCTGCTTTTTCATCTGCCAAATACAGCAAATACAGAGTTTACACTAACAAAGGACAGCAAATATCGGATTTTAAAAAGAGTCAAGAATCAGACGGTGACTCTAAATGAGGAATTTGTGGCGTCAAACAATCAGTTTGATCTCATCACCAGGGGAACGTTTAACCTTGGCAGTGCAAAAGAAAGACACTCTGGACATTACACGCTGGAAGAATTTAGACCTAATGGCACTTTACTGAAAATGGTCAGTGTACATCTAGAAATACAAG ctccACTGTCAGAACCAACTGTGACTCAAATTTGTTTGTCACCAGAAGAAATGAAGGTCAGCTGCTTCTCTAAAGAAGGAGTAGAGCTGATTTTGAGGCTGGATGGTCTTTTACTGATACACAGAGTTCACAGTCTGACTCCAAGTAACTGCACAACAAACATCCAGTCAAAAGAAGAGAGGATATTTAAACATGACCAATCCATTGTTTCCAATGTTACTATCGGCTTACATGGTCAGCTCAAAGGAAACCTGACGTGTCATGTTTGGAACAAGATCAGCAGACATGAGACAGCTTTTCACCTGACAGCCTGTAATG AGACTTCTCTTGGCGTCCATTTTGCAACAGTGGCCATGACAGCTGGTGTTGCCACAATTATTTTGGCTCTGAGTCTTACTTTCTGTCTTGTatataacaaaacaagaacCCTGCCTATTAATGAAG gtATTTCCAAAGAAGCATTTTCTCTACTCCTCTGTTACATATAG